The stretch of DNA GCCCGCCAGCACGCCGTGCTGGAGATCGCCCGGGCCGCCGGCGTCGACCCCGAAGACCTGGGCGTGAGCACCACGTCCCGCACGTACCAGAACAGCGAGCAGCGCCGCCAAGACCTCATTGACTTCACCCTCGGCCCGTACGTGTCCGCGATTCAGGACCGACTGTCCATGCGCGACGTGCTCCCGCGTAACTACGTGGCCCGCATCGACTTCGGCGGGTTCCTGCGCGGCGACACGAAGACCCGCATGGAGACCTACAAGATCGGCAAGGAGGTCGGCGCGTACACCGAGGACGAGATCCGCGAGCTGGAGAACCGGCCATCACTGACGCCGGCGCAGCGCCGCGCCATCGAACCCGCCACCGCCCCTGCGCAGCCGCCGCGGCCGCCGCAGCCGTCGGCACGCGACACCACCGAGGAGCCCGTCATGAGCCGCGGCATCATGTACCAGTTCAGCGAAGACAACGCCCCGATCCGGCTGTCGTTCGCTGACGCACAGACTGTCAACTTCCGCGTGGACCCGGAGAAGCGCACCGTCAGCGGGTTGGCGGTGCCGTGGCGAAAGGTCGCCCGTAACGGGTTCGCCAAGTGGAAGTTTGATGAGGGTTCCCTGCGCTGGTCCGATCCGGCGCGGGTGAAATTGAATCTCGATCACGACCGGTCCCAGACGCTCGGACGTGCAGTCCGTCTCCAGGAGACCTCGGCAGGTCTGGACGTTACGTTCAAGATCGCCCGAGGAGCCGAGGGCGACCGAGCCCTTGCCCTTGCCGAGGATGGCGTCTACGACGGGTTCTCCATCGAGATCGATTTCGAGTCCGAGGGCGACGACTGGCAGCCCGACCCGTCTGACGAGTCGGTGCGGCTGGTGCGCCGGGCCACGCTGCGGGCTGTCGCCTTGACGCCCATGCCCGCATTCGATGACGCGCGAGTCACGCGCGTCGCTGCATCCAGGACAGGAGAAACGACAGTGCCCCAGACGACCGCCGCGTCGGCCGCCCCGGCGGCCGGAGACGGCACCACCCAGACCCAGACCCAGACCCAGACGCCCGCGGCGGTGGCGCTCAGCGCCGAGCAGCTGGAGACCCTCGCCACCCGGCAGGGCGAGGCATTCGAGCGCGCGGTGACGCAGATCTTCGAGCGGATGGCGACGCCGCAGGCCGGCTCGTCCCCGGTTCCGGCGGCCCGGGCGTACATCACCCGCGAGGAGCCCGTCTACACCTTCTCGGGCGGTGGCGGCCCCTCGCTCGTGCGCGACGCCTGGCACGCCCGCATCGAGGGCAACCAGGAGGCGCGCGAGCGGCTGGCGAAGTTCGGCCGCCAGCAGGAGGAGATGGTGCAGCTGGCCCGGCGGCACCCGGAGATCGCCCAGCAGTTCGCCACCGTCTCCACCTCGACCGCCTCGGCGGTCATCCCGCCCGGCTACCGGCCCGACCTGTACGTCACCCAGCTGCTGCAGGGCCGCCCGCTGGTCGACGCCGTGTCGCGGGGCACGCTCACCGACGCGACCCCGTTCGTCATCCCGAAGTTCGTTTCGGCGACGGGTGCGGCCGGCGACCACACCGAGGGCACCAACCCGTCCGACGGCACGTTGGACCTCAACACGGTGACGGTCACCCCGGGCGGTGTGAGCGGGAAGTTCATCCTGACCCGGGAGATCATCGACAGCTCGAACCCGGCCATCGACCAGATCGCGTTCACCGCGATGCGTGAGGCGTACGCCCAGAACACCGAAGCCAAGCTCTACGCCGAGCTGAACGGCGCCAATGGGCAGGGCGGCACCATCACGGGCGGGTTCGTGCCGTCGGGTGCGCAGGCGTACGCCGTCACGGCCACCGACGGCGCCGCCCTGGTCGCCGCCGCGCGAGAGGCCCTTGCGGCGTACCCGTTCCGCCGGTTCGGCGCCCCCAACCGGATGCACCTGTCCGCGTCGGCCACTTCGCTGTTCGCCAGCGCCGTCGGCTCCGACGGCCGCCCGCTGCTGCCGTCCATCGGGGCGACCAACACGGCCGGCGTCGGCAACGCCGTCCAGCAGGGCTGGTTCGTGGACGGGCTCGCCGCGGTGCCCACCTGGTCGATGACCGGCAACGCCGCCGGCGACGCGGACATCTTCATCTACAACAGCCTGGATGTGTGGGCGTGGGAAAGCCCGCTCCTCACGTTCAGGTTCGAGGAGAAGAGCGGCCCGGCGAACATCGAGCTGGCGCTGTTCGGCTACTTCGCGTGCCGGCTCCTGCGCCCGGTCGGGCTCGTGGGTATCCGGCACAACACCGCGTGAGGCTAGCGGTGGCTACGAAGAAGCGCACAACCAGGCGGCCGGCGTCCACACAGGACGCCGGCCAGCCGGCCGCCGTGCAGGAGCCGCCGGCCGTCGAGACCGTCGAGCAGGAGCAGACCACCGACTACACGCGGTGCGGCGGTCACATCCTGACCGAGTACGGCTGGGTGCCGGAGAGGCGGTGAACGATGGCTTGGCCGCCCACGCTCGACCAGCTCAAGCGGGATATGAAGATCGAGGATGACCGCGACGACGAACGTCTGCAGCAATGCCTCGACGCCGCCGTGGCGTACGTTGAGCGCGTCCGCAAGGGCGACTTCAACTTCACCACGGACCCCGAGTCGGAGCTGCCGGAGCCGACCGCGGATCTGATCCTCGGCACGCTGCGTCTGGCCGGACGCTGGCACATCCGTCGCCGGTCCCCCGATGCGCTGGTCGACATGGGCGAGCTGGGGCTGTCCCGCATCGCCACAACGGACCCGGACATTGAGCGGTTGCTGCGCATCGGCCGGTTCCAGAAGGCGAGGGTCGGCTGATGGACGTCAAGACGGCCGCCCAAGGTGTCGAGACGGCGCTGCGCGGTGCCGTCCCGAAACTGCGGGTGCACACCGACCTGGGCGCCACAGTGGACCCGCCGGCGGCGGTGGTCGGGCCGCCGCAGTTGACCTGGACGGGCTACGGGAGGGGACCCAACCTGGCCCGGTTCCTGGTGTACGTCATCGTCGCCGCCGATGACCGCGCCCTTGAGCGGCTGTGGGATCTGGTGCCCCAGGTCGCCGCGGCGCTGGAGGCGTCCGAGGCCGATATCACCGTCACCCAGGCCAATCCCGCCCGCTGGCCCGCCGGTGGCGTCGACCTTCCTGCCTACGAAATCACCACGGAGGTGGCACTATGACCCAGCCGCTGCCGCACCACCGCAAGCTGCGCCGCATCATGCTCGAACTCGACGGCGTGGACTACAGCGAGCAGCTTCAGACCGGCCGCGTGGTCAACAACACCGGGGACGCCGAGAGGTTCTACACCTTCGGCCCCGTCGGCGAGTTCCTGGAGCCGGCCGAGCCCGAATACGCGCTCGAACTGACCCTGTACTCGGACTGGCGCTCGGCCGGTATCTCGACCTACCTGACCGAGAACGACCACACCATCGTGCCGTTCACGTTCGAGCAGCACGTGGGGATCGTCGGGGAGCACGTGCGCTACACCGGCAACGTGCTCCTCAAGGCGCCGAGCGCTGGCGGTGAGGCCCGGGCGCAGGACATGACCGAGGTGACGCTGCAGATCGAGGGCAAGCCCACGTTCGAGCAGGTCACCACGCCGTAACGGCAAGGACGGAGGCAAGCCGTTGTTCACCTTCACAGTTCACCCGGAGGGCGAGGAACCCTTCACCGTCGTCGCTGAATGGCGCGATGTCGTC from Trueperaceae bacterium encodes:
- a CDS encoding phage portal protein; protein product: MPPVWRKIFRRTPRPSTTGRRPVTFALEAPPEITGLPELTGIAPRISRREALQVPAVMRARNLICGSLATLPIRVHGPDRRVVDNVTYLVPQPDPDIPASVMIAQTVEDLLFESVAWWRVTQFGWHGYPVAARHVPVTSVYIAGSPALPSDKLISADQPFPVDGQVFIDGVPVDDREIIRFDSPNPPLLVHAARAIRTCLLLDRAAALYAKDPLPLAYFEPREGADPATDEEIQQVLDDWEKARQQRATGFVNAALRLNTVGWTPEQLQLADARQHAVLEIARAAGVDPEDLGVSTTSRTYQNSEQRRQDLIDFTLGPYVSAIQDRLSMRDVLPRNYVARIDFGGFLRGDTKTRMETYKIGKEVGAYTEDEIRELENRPSLTPAQRRAIEPATAPAQPPRPPQPSARDTTEEPVMSRGIMYQFSEDNAPIRLSFADAQTVNFRVDPEKRTVSGLAVPWRKVARNGFAKWKFDEGSLRWSDPARVKLNLDHDRSQTLGRAVRLQETSAGLDVTFKIARGAEGDRALALAEDGVYDGFSIEIDFESEGDDWQPDPSDESVRLVRRATLRAVALTPMPAFDDARVTRVAASRTGETTVPQTTAASAAPAAGDGTTQTQTQTQTPAAVALSAEQLETLATRQGEAFERAVTQIFERMATPQAGSSPVPAARAYITREEPVYTFSGGGGPSLVRDAWHARIEGNQEARERLAKFGRQQEEMVQLARRHPEIAQQFATVSTSTASAVIPPGYRPDLYVTQLLQGRPLVDAVSRGTLTDATPFVIPKFVSATGAAGDHTEGTNPSDGTLDLNTVTVTPGGVSGKFILTREIIDSSNPAIDQIAFTAMREAYAQNTEAKLYAELNGANGQGGTITGGFVPSGAQAYAVTATDGAALVAAAREALAAYPFRRFGAPNRMHLSASATSLFASAVGSDGRPLLPSIGATNTAGVGNAVQQGWFVDGLAAVPTWSMTGNAAGDADIFIYNSLDVWAWESPLLTFRFEEKSGPANIELALFGYFACRLLRPVGLVGIRHNTA
- a CDS encoding head-tail connector protein is translated as MAWPPTLDQLKRDMKIEDDRDDERLQQCLDAAVAYVERVRKGDFNFTTDPESELPEPTADLILGTLRLAGRWHIRRRSPDALVDMGELGLSRIATTDPDIERLLRIGRFQKARVG